AGGCAGGCCAAGGTCACCGCCATGCCGCAGCGGCGCACCAATCGGCCCGTCACGAGCAGTGCGCACGCGAACGTGAGCGTGTTCACCAACCAGCTGATGCCGCCCAGAATCTGGGTGCGCTCCACTCGCGTGAACTCGGCGAGCAGGTTCTTCTGAATGAAATACATGAAGGAGCCGATGAACACGTAGAGCAGGATGAACAGCGCGATCGCCAACAGGTAGCGGTTGCGCAGCACATCGTGAAAGCCGCTCCACCAGCGCCCCTCGAGCTTGCCCTGCAGCTGCTCGGCGCTGAGCGCGTGCTGGGCGTTGTCCAAATGCGTGAGCTTCAGGTGCTGCAGGCGCAGGATGATCGGCACGACAGCGAACAGCCCACTGGCGGCGATCAGGAGCAAGGTCTCGAGTCCCACCGCCTGGGCGAAGAGCGCGGGTAAGGCCGGGCCTACGATCGCCCCGGCGCTGGCGCCCGCACCGATGGTGGCGAATAAGCGCTTTGACTGGTCCTGGGTGAAGGTGTCGGCCATGAAGGACCAGAACACCGACACGTTGAAGAGACTGAAGGCGGAGACCCACATGTAGAAGGCCTTCTCCAGCAAGGTGGGATCGCTGACCGCTGGCGTGATCAGGCGGAACGCCATGAAGCTGATCGCGAACACGGCGTAGACGCCGGGCACCACGCGCTTCAGGGGCACTCGAGACACGGCGAAGCTGTAGAGCGCCACCAGGCCTGTGCTCAGAAAGAACTGCAGGTTCCACAACAGACTCACTTCCGCGTCGCTCCAGTCGCTGGCCATCGCATCGCGCACCGGGCGCAGCACGAAGTAGGCCGCCATGAGCAGGAAGACGAGCAGGAAGGACAGGACGGTCGCCTGGCGCTCGTTGGGGCGAATCAAGGTGATGCCCTCGAACCAACCGCGGGCCTGGCTCACCGACTCACCGCCTTGGCGTCCAGGAGATCATCGAGGATGGCGACGAGCTCATCACGGCTCTTGGCAAAGCGGTGATCGCCATTGAGCTCCAGCACCTTGGCAAGCGACCGGGAGATCGCCAGCGTAGCCTCGCGCTCGTTAGGCACGACGAGGTAGCGCATCTTCGGATCCTGCGCCGTGAGGAAATGCAGTACCGCGTCGGCCACGGGCTGTGGGTCGGCATGATGCGAACGATCCTGCTGGGCGAAGGAGGCGAAGCGGGCGATCTCCTCGCGGAACGCGGACGTGCGCTCCCCCCGATCCAACTGCTCCAGGCGCCGGTGCATGTTCTTCATGATGTTGGAGCGGAAGTTGCCGGGCTCGACGATGCTCACCTCCACATCGAACTTGGCCATCTCGCCCGCCAGGGCGTCCGTGTAGGCCTCCATCGCGTGCTTGGACATGCCGTAGGGGCCGAACAGGGTGGCGGAGAACAACCCGGCGACGGAACCGGTGGTGGTGATGCGTCCTTCGCTCTCGATGATGAGCGGCGCGAACGCCTTGGTGACGCGGTAGGGGCCCATCACGTTGACGTCCATGATGAACTGCATGTCGTCTTCGCTCACCTCGATCAGGGGATCGAAGAGGAACACGCCGGCGTTATTGACCAGGCCGTACAGGCCACGGCCGCGCGCACGAATGGTGGCGACGGCGGCATCGATCTCGTCCTGGCGGGTAACGTCCAGGCGGATACCCTCCATGTTCGGGTGGGCACTCAGGGCGTCGATGTCGCGGGCCTTGCGCGCGCCCGCGTAGACGTAGAAGCCCTCGTCGGCCAGGGTGGTGGCGATGCGGTGGCCGAGACCCGAGCTCGCACCGGTGACGAGCACGGCCCGTGGCGAAGGGGCGTTATGGTCATCGGCGTACGCGCTGGAAGCACCAAGGGCGAGCAAGGTCATTAGGGCAACGAGTCGTCTCACGGGGGTTCTCCGGGATAGGGTGTGAGCGCCACACGCTAGCCGGCGACCGGGATCGATCGACCCTTCCTCGACCAATGCGAGGAAACTATCGACGAGGAATTTGGTCGACGAGGGTGGGGCGTTGGTCGACGACAAGGCCCGCTCCGCCGACGCCACCCCGACTTCCGCCGACACCCGTCCCCGCGACCGGGGACGCTGGGCTACGATCGACTACCCCACCACCCCCTGGGTCACGATGACGCCAACAAGCAGTTCGCCCCCCTTCTCCCAGAGATCCGCAGTGCTGATAGCCGGCCTGTTCTGGGCGGTGGTGGTGCTCGTCAATCTGGGGCCGGACTGGCAGCGCTTTGCCACGGCCCGCGAGGCGCTGGAGGTGATCGGCCTCACCACAGTGCTGCAAATGGCGGTGGCCGCCGTCACCATCGCTTACCTCGTGCCGCGGTGGCTCGATAAGGGCGCCACTGGCCGCTTCCTGCTACTGCTGCTGCTCGCCGTGCTATGCGCAGCAGAGGTAAACATCCTCGTCAGCTACTTCTATCTGGAGCCCACCCACACGGAGGGCTACGGCGCCCGCTACCAGGAGATCCTCGGCGACCTCACCCTCGTCGAACGTCTCGGATTCTCCTGGGTCAGCCGCTACATCCTGCTCTCGAAGCTGCCCCACCTCGTGCTGCCGGCGGCCGTACTCATCGCCGTGCGCTACTACCGGCGCCAGCAGTCCCTCCTGCAGCTGCGCGAGCAGCAGCAGGCGGCTGAGCTGAATGCGCTGAAGAGCCAGCTGAACCCCCACTTCATCTTCAACACGCTCAACAACATCTACGCCCTCGCCCTCAAGCGCTCCACGCTGACCGCGGAAGCGGTGGCGCGGCTGTCGAGCATCCTCGACTACGTGTTGTACCGAGGCAGCGAGCGCGTCGTCTCCCTGCGCGATGAGGTGGCGATGATCGAGGCCTACATCGCCCTCGAGCAGCTGCGCTTTGGCGATCGGCTCACGGTGCACTTCTCCCAGCACGCCTCGCCCGACCACCAGGTGCCGCCCCTGCTGTTCCTGACCCTGCTGGAGAACGCCTTCAAGCACGGCGTGGCCACGTCCCTCGATGCGGCGGTGATCGAGATCAGCCTCGTGGAGGAGGCGGGTGCGCTACGCTTTGCGATCAGCAACAGCCGCCCGCCCGCGTCCGCCCCGGCTCGACGCGACGCTGGTGAACAAGCCATCGGGCTTCGCAATCTGCAGCGCCAGCTCGCCCTGCAGTGCCCGGACACGCACGAACTCACCCTGGTGGACGGCGACGACCGCTACACCGCCACCCTGACGCTGACGGACACATGCCCAATCGATACCGCTGCCTGATCGTCGACGACGAGGCCCTCGGCCGCGAACTCATCAGCACGCACCTGGAGCAGTTCCCCCAGTTCGAGGTGGTGGCATCGTGCGCGAGCGCGGTGGAGGCGAGTCGCGTGCTGGCCGAGGAATCCGTGGACCTGCTGTTCCTCGACATCGAGATGCCGGTGATGAAGGGCACGGACTTCTACCAGGGGCTGCGCGAGCGCCCCGCGGTGATCTTCACCACGGCCTATCGCGACTATGCGGTGGAAGGTTTTGAGTTGGAGGCCGTCGACTACCTGCTGAAACCGATCGTCTTCGCACGGTTCTTCACGGCCATCCAGCGGTTCCTTGCCTCACGGGAGGGAGCGAATCTCGCGGAAGATGCCACCCCAACGGCCGGCGACGCGGCTGGCGGCACCATCTTCGTGCGCAAAGACCGCAAGCACCTGCGCTTATGGCTGGACGAGATCCTCTACGTGCACAGCGCGAAGGACTATCTCGAGGTGTACACCAAGACCCAGATGCACATGATCAAGGGCACGATGAACGCCTTCTCGACCAAGCTCGGGTCCGCGTTCCTGCGCATTCACCGTTCTTACCTGGTGAACCACCGGCACATCACGGCGATCACGGCGCACGACGTGGAGGTGGGGAGTGTCGAGCTGCCGATCAGCGATCAGTACCGTGCTGCCGTCATGGCGGTGATAGAAGCACGGTAGACCGCCGCCTAGGTAAGGCGCTGGAACTCCCCCTGCCAGGCCAGGTTCTTCGGCGGCTGGGTGCTGCGCAAGGCCAAGGAACGCTCATCGATGGCCCGTTGGGTGGCGAGCACGCCGTCGAGGTGATCGACCTCATGCTGGAGCAGCGCGGCGTAGTCGCCGGTCAGCCACACGCGATGTTCCCGCCACTCGGCGTCCCGATAGGTCAGTCGACACGCCTTGGGCATCCGCACGCGCACCAGCAGGTTGGGGAAGCTCATGCAGTCTTCCCAGTACTCCATCTGATCGTGATCGTGATCGTCCAGCACCGGGTTGTAGAAGGTCTGCGGCGCATCGCCCCCCACCCTCATGGCGACGATGCGCCACGGCACGCCAATCTGCGGGGCGGCGATGGCACGCCCCCAGCCGTGCTCGGCCTGAAAGGCGCGCATCGTGTCGTGGAGATCTTGCACCTGCGCGGATAGCCGCGGCACGTCGCCCGCGGTGAGCGCTTGGCAGGGTTCGAACAAGCTCGGGGTACCGAGCTGAAGGATCGGTTGCACTGACATACGCTGACGATAGCGCATCGCTCGGCTCGAATGGAGCACGTCACCATCGATCGCAAAGTGCGAGGGGACAGATGCCCCCTCGCATTCAACCGGTCGCCTAGCGATCAGTCCTGCAGCTGCGGGATCGCCTTGCAGTTGGCGTAGAAAGTGGTGGTTGCAGGCCAGTCGTCGAACAGACCGAAGATGCCCACCTGCTGCACCAGCACGTCCAGCGTGCGCAGGATGTCGCCGTCGTTCTGGAGCGCATCCACCGTGGTGT
This genomic stretch from Pseudomonadota bacterium harbors:
- a CDS encoding sensor histidine kinase: MLIAGLFWAVVVLVNLGPDWQRFATAREALEVIGLTTVLQMAVAAVTIAYLVPRWLDKGATGRFLLLLLLAVLCAAEVNILVSYFYLEPTHTEGYGARYQEILGDLTLVERLGFSWVSRYILLSKLPHLVLPAAVLIAVRYYRRQQSLLQLREQQQAAELNALKSQLNPHFIFNTLNNIYALALKRSTLTAEAVARLSSILDYVLYRGSERVVSLRDEVAMIEAYIALEQLRFGDRLTVHFSQHASPDHQVPPLLFLTLLENAFKHGVATSLDAAVIEISLVEEAGALRFAISNSRPPASAPARRDAGEQAIGLRNLQRQLALQCPDTHELTLVDGDDRYTATLTLTDTCPIDTAA
- a CDS encoding MFS transporter; the protein is MSQARGWFEGITLIRPNERQATVLSFLLVFLLMAAYFVLRPVRDAMASDWSDAEVSLLWNLQFFLSTGLVALYSFAVSRVPLKRVVPGVYAVFAISFMAFRLITPAVSDPTLLEKAFYMWVSAFSLFNVSVFWSFMADTFTQDQSKRLFATIGAGASAGAIVGPALPALFAQAVGLETLLLIAASGLFAVVPIILRLQHLKLTHLDNAQHALSAEQLQGKLEGRWWSGFHDVLRNRYLLAIALFILLYVFIGSFMYFIQKNLLAEFTRVERTQILGGISWLVNTLTFACALLVTGRLVRRCGMAVTLACLPVTLVVAMAALAFAPLIVLLLAADVARRVGNYAVTRPAREMLFTQVSADQRFKAKPVLDVVVYRGGDAISGSAFALLSEGLALSLGAIALIGSAVAALWAWVGVDLGRRYGRMEGEGTREVSAASASPSASGSLGSLPT
- a CDS encoding peptide deformylase; this translates as MRYRQRMSVQPILQLGTPSLFEPCQALTAGDVPRLSAQVQDLHDTMRAFQAEHGWGRAIAAPQIGVPWRIVAMRVGGDAPQTFYNPVLDDHDHDQMEYWEDCMSFPNLLVRVRMPKACRLTYRDAEWREHRVWLTGDYAALLQHEVDHLDGVLATQRAIDERSLALRSTQPPKNLAWQGEFQRLT
- a CDS encoding SDR family oxidoreductase, which codes for MRRLVALMTLLALGASSAYADDHNAPSPRAVLVTGASSGLGHRIATTLADEGFYVYAGARKARDIDALSAHPNMEGIRLDVTRQDEIDAAVATIRARGRGLYGLVNNAGVFLFDPLIEVSEDDMQFIMDVNVMGPYRVTKAFAPLIIESEGRITTTGSVAGLFSATLFGPYGMSKHAMEAYTDALAGEMAKFDVEVSIVEPGNFRSNIMKNMHRRLEQLDRGERTSAFREEIARFASFAQQDRSHHADPQPVADAVLHFLTAQDPKMRYLVVPNEREATLAISRSLAKVLELNGDHRFAKSRDELVAILDDLLDAKAVSR
- a CDS encoding response regulator transcription factor, with the protein product MPNRYRCLIVDDEALGRELISTHLEQFPQFEVVASCASAVEASRVLAEESVDLLFLDIEMPVMKGTDFYQGLRERPAVIFTTAYRDYAVEGFELEAVDYLLKPIVFARFFTAIQRFLASREGANLAEDATPTAGDAAGGTIFVRKDRKHLRLWLDEILYVHSAKDYLEVYTKTQMHMIKGTMNAFSTKLGSAFLRIHRSYLVNHRHITAITAHDVEVGSVELPISDQYRAAVMAVIEAR